The Bacteroides sp. genome has a window encoding:
- the pyk gene encoding pyruvate kinase, with translation MEKLTKIVATISDKRCDTEFIRQLHDAGMDVVRINTAHQTPEQALGLIENVRKVSSRIPFLLDTKGPEIRTNASPSDLVVARDQLIMVKGRKGVPSDDLCLYLDFEGIVDHLDVGNRIMIDDGEIELKVVEKHAAHLLCKVCNSGVIKGRKSVNLPGIRIDLPSLTPKDIEFIAFGIKNNIDFIAHSFVRSKQDVLDIQKILDEHNSPIKIIAKIENQQGVDNIDEILVHVYGIMVARGDLAIEVPAERIPVIQALLIKKCIRQKKAVIIATQMLHSMITNPRPTRAEVSDIATAIFSGTDAVMLSGETAYGKYPLESVQIMTRTARETEKNKPFLMEGKVMPHDNEISVFLSKTAVRSIQKLNTKAIITDTDTGKTARYLSAFRGKTPIYAQCYDHRVVRELALNYGVYANFLDVETSKKEFTNVTLTRLISKEEISPEDLIVVMAGNFGKKSGPSYVEISTAQNMLSTEKP, from the coding sequence ATGGAAAAACTGACCAAGATTGTTGCCACCATTTCAGACAAGCGCTGTGACACTGAATTTATCAGGCAGTTGCATGATGCGGGCATGGACGTAGTACGCATTAACACGGCACACCAGACACCAGAACAAGCCCTTGGGTTGATTGAAAATGTTAGAAAAGTTTCCTCACGGATTCCTTTTCTGCTTGATACCAAAGGACCAGAAATAAGAACCAATGCCTCACCATCCGACTTGGTGGTGGCCAGGGATCAGTTAATCATGGTCAAGGGAAGAAAGGGAGTCCCTTCCGATGACCTTTGCCTTTACCTGGATTTTGAAGGCATCGTTGACCATCTGGATGTGGGTAACCGCATCATGATCGACGACGGGGAGATTGAGTTGAAAGTGGTTGAAAAACACGCTGCCCACCTTTTATGCAAGGTTTGCAACTCAGGCGTAATTAAGGGCCGGAAAAGCGTTAATCTTCCCGGAATCAGAATCGATCTCCCTTCGCTCACCCCAAAGGATATTGAATTCATTGCGTTCGGAATAAAAAACAACATTGACTTCATTGCTCATTCCTTTGTGAGGAGTAAGCAGGATGTGCTGGACATCCAGAAGATCCTTGATGAGCACAACAGCCCTATCAAAATCATTGCCAAGATCGAGAATCAGCAGGGAGTGGATAACATTGATGAGATCCTTGTGCACGTGTATGGCATTATGGTGGCCCGTGGAGATCTGGCCATCGAGGTGCCTGCCGAGCGCATCCCCGTAATACAGGCATTGCTGATCAAGAAATGTATCCGTCAAAAAAAGGCTGTAATCATTGCCACGCAGATGCTCCACTCCATGATTACCAACCCCAGGCCTACCCGCGCCGAGGTCAGCGACATTGCTACTGCCATCTTCTCGGGTACCGATGCAGTAATGCTTAGCGGCGAAACAGCCTATGGCAAATACCCCTTGGAGTCGGTACAGATCATGACCCGCACCGCCCGCGAAACGGAAAAAAACAAACCTTTCCTGATGGAAGGCAAGGTTATGCCCCACGACAATGAAATTTCCGTTTTCCTTTCAAAAACTGCGGTACGCTCCATACAAAAACTCAACACGAAAGCGATTATCACTGATACCGATACCGGCAAAACAGCCCGCTACCTCTCGGCATTCAGGGGGAAGACCCCCATTTACGCTCAGTGTTACGATCACCGGGTGGTACGTGAGTTGGCCCTTAACTATGGCGTGTATGCCAACTTCCTGGATGTGGAAACCTCAAAGAAGGAATTTACAAATGTAACCCTTACCCGCCTGATCAGCAAGGAAGAGATCAGTCCAGAAGACCTCATTGTGGTCATGGCAGGAAACTTCGGAAAAAAATCCGGGCCAAGTTATGTCGAAATAAGCACGGCCCAAAACATGCTTTCTACGGAAAAACCATAA
- a CDS encoding T9SS type A sorting domain-containing protein, with protein sequence MRGLQALFTIITACLLSMNLYAQTFYNTGSTVDAITNPLSGILLAGGATDNDDAMRWFLQRADGGDIVVIRATGSDGYNNYLYSGLDVAVNSVTSIVIASQASADQQVVYDAMIKAEALFIAGGNQWDYVNFWKNTLVEDAIHYLVNDKGVTIGGTSAGLAVLGEVAYTAENNTVWSSEALNDPYHFRVTLDNDFLHIPFLEEVVTDSHYNRIQGDDEDRKGRHVVFMARMVMDWDMDAKGIGINEYTAVGVNEDGMARVFGNPAYEDYAYFLKVNGEVPESCEASIPLTWNHDGQALSVYKILGNPEGNNSFDLTDWQAASGGEWQNWYVMDGVLFEALDGGFYQLRFTIKHGITEAPVQGAKVELEGQEAQYTNATGVALFVDIEGGSELDFMVSRDGFLSEEGIVTVIDEHVDQVVLLYPGSDVGAPSVRTPGLSTYPNPAVNGYFNINLPDYPGKAKLRIINALGVIMLNQELQPEGSGQIRVYTSGWPSGIYMILLESPEGVWREEILTP encoded by the coding sequence ATGCGAGGACTGCAAGCCCTTTTCACCATCATAACTGCCTGTCTCCTTTCCATGAATCTGTATGCCCAGACATTCTATAATACTGGTTCTACGGTGGATGCAATAACCAATCCGCTGTCCGGGATCTTACTGGCTGGGGGTGCCACCGATAATGATGATGCCATGCGCTGGTTTCTTCAAAGGGCCGATGGGGGAGATATTGTGGTAATCAGGGCAACAGGAAGCGATGGCTATAACAATTACCTGTATTCGGGTTTGGATGTGGCGGTGAACTCGGTTACTTCAATTGTAATTGCCAGCCAGGCATCAGCTGACCAGCAGGTGGTTTATGATGCAATGATCAAGGCAGAAGCATTGTTTATTGCAGGGGGTAATCAATGGGATTATGTCAATTTCTGGAAAAACACCTTGGTGGAGGATGCCATTCATTACCTGGTGAACGATAAGGGCGTTACGATAGGTGGCACCAGCGCAGGACTTGCAGTACTTGGGGAGGTAGCTTATACGGCCGAGAATAATACCGTCTGGTCTTCAGAAGCATTAAATGACCCTTACCACTTCAGAGTTACCCTTGACAATGATTTTCTTCATATCCCCTTCCTGGAGGAAGTGGTCACCGACTCACATTATAACCGGATACAGGGTGATGATGAGGACCGCAAGGGAAGGCACGTAGTCTTTATGGCCAGGATGGTGATGGATTGGGATATGGATGCCAAAGGCATTGGCATAAATGAATACACTGCGGTAGGAGTAAATGAAGATGGCATGGCCCGGGTTTTCGGAAACCCTGCTTATGAGGATTATGCCTATTTTTTGAAAGTGAATGGAGAAGTTCCTGAATCATGTGAAGCTTCGATTCCGCTTACGTGGAACCATGACGGGCAGGCGCTCTCGGTTTATAAAATATTGGGTAACCCGGAGGGAAACAATAGCTTTGACCTGACCGACTGGCAAGCCGCCAGTGGAGGGGAGTGGCAAAACTGGTATGTGATGGACGGGGTTCTGTTTGAAGCCCTTGATGGCGGATTTTATCAGCTGCGGTTTACCATAAAACATGGCATTACCGAGGCTCCAGTTCAGGGTGCAAAAGTAGAACTGGAAGGGCAGGAAGCACAATATACCAACGCAACAGGAGTCGCCTTATTTGTTGATATTGAAGGGGGTTCGGAACTTGATTTCATGGTGAGCCGTGATGGCTTCCTTTCTGAAGAAGGAATAGTGACAGTGATTGACGAGCATGTGGACCAGGTCGTTTTGCTTTATCCCGGGTCGGACGTTGGTGCTCCTTCAGTCAGAACCCCGGGATTGTCAACGTATCCCAATCCTGCGGTAAATGGTTACTTTAATATTAATCTTCCGGATTATCCTGGAAAGGCCAAGCTGAGAATTATCAATGCCCTGGGTGTCATAATGCTGAATCAGGAACTTCAGCCGGAAGGGTCAGGACAGATTCGTGTTTACACCAGCGGTTGGCCCTCCGGGATATACATGATTTTGCTTGAATCTCCTGAGGGTGTCTGGAGAGAGGAAATCCTAACTCCCTGA
- the mgtE gene encoding magnesium transporter, whose protein sequence is MSIKIKDITIDSIRDAIQEQHDEFLIEMINELYAADIAEVMDELNLEEAKYLYTLLEKEEAADVLMELEDDVRERFLASFSTQEIAHDFIDNLDSDDAADLINELPDTMRGEILAHIEDRQQAQDIADLLIYPTNSAGGLMGKELVKVHSSWHVVTCIREMRRQAEEVENVYTVYVVDDDEKLVGLLSLEKLLIASPRDKIETLYDPDVISVKASQKGEEVAQIMNKYDLVVLPVIDELGRLIGRITIDDVVDFIKEEAERDYQLLSGISQDIESTDKIWEITQGRLFWLVVALFGGIIGSRVIANYEDQISINPELAFFMPLIAAMGGNVGIQASALIVQGLANHTLSGGILPKLLKELSVGLINGLVCSAILMVYSYFFAPSLALGLTVSVALMTVILFASVFGSFVPLVLDKMKIDPALATGPFITTSNDIIGLFIYFLIGRLMYGLF, encoded by the coding sequence ATGAGCATCAAAATAAAAGACATAACAATCGACAGCATCCGCGATGCCATTCAGGAACAGCACGACGAATTCCTCATAGAGATGATCAACGAACTCTACGCGGCCGACATTGCTGAGGTGATGGACGAGTTGAATCTGGAGGAAGCCAAATACCTGTACACCCTGCTGGAAAAGGAAGAAGCTGCCGATGTACTGATGGAACTGGAGGACGATGTCCGTGAGCGTTTCCTGGCCTCTTTTTCAACCCAGGAAATCGCCCATGATTTCATCGACAACCTTGATTCTGATGATGCTGCCGACCTGATCAACGAACTTCCCGATACGATGCGGGGGGAGATCCTGGCTCATATAGAAGACCGCCAGCAAGCCCAGGACATTGCCGACCTGCTGATCTACCCCACCAACAGCGCTGGGGGTCTCATGGGAAAAGAGCTGGTGAAAGTACATTCCAGCTGGCATGTGGTCACCTGCATCCGCGAAATGCGGCGTCAGGCCGAAGAGGTCGAAAATGTTTATACCGTTTATGTGGTCGATGATGATGAAAAGCTGGTTGGCCTCCTTTCCCTCGAGAAACTTCTCATCGCCTCTCCGCGCGATAAGATCGAGACCCTTTACGATCCTGATGTGATCTCGGTGAAAGCCTCCCAGAAAGGGGAGGAAGTGGCACAGATCATGAACAAATACGACCTGGTGGTTTTGCCCGTGATTGATGAGCTGGGCAGGCTGATCGGGCGTATCACCATTGACGACGTGGTCGACTTTATTAAGGAAGAAGCTGAGCGTGACTACCAGTTATTGTCGGGTATTTCCCAGGACATTGAATCAACCGATAAAATCTGGGAGATCACCCAGGGACGTTTGTTTTGGCTGGTAGTGGCTTTGTTTGGTGGTATTATTGGTTCGCGCGTCATTGCTAATTACGAAGACCAGATCAGCATCAATCCAGAACTCGCTTTTTTCATGCCTTTGATTGCCGCCATGGGCGGAAATGTAGGCATACAAGCCTCTGCTCTGATCGTTCAGGGACTGGCAAATCACACTTTGTCGGGAGGCATTTTGCCCAAATTGCTGAAAGAGCTTTCCGTGGGACTTATCAATGGATTGGTATGCTCGGCAATCCTGATGGTTTACAGCTATTTCTTTGCCCCTTCCCTGGCACTGGGCCTTACGGTGAGCGTGGCTTTGATGACAGTTATCCTTTTTGCCTCTGTTTTTGGGTCCTTTGTTCCCCTGGTCCTCGACAAGATGAAGATTGACCCTGCCCTTGCCACAGGACCCTTTATTACAACATCCAATGACATCATCGGCCTGTTCATATACTTTTTGATCGGCCGCCTGATGTACGGATTGTTCTGA